The Candidatus Woesearchaeota archaeon genome contains the following window.
GGGAACAGGCAGGAAAGAAGTTGCTTTCGAGATTCTTGAAAAAGGCATTTCCATTTTGTGAGACGAAATTAAAGGGGCCAAATGCAGGATAGTTAGAAAAATAAAAAAATAATGAATGCCAAAAGGAAAAATTATTCCTCCATCCACTGGTCAATCTTCAGCTCCTCATCTGAGATTGGCGTGCCCCTTCTTTTAAGGTATTCCCTTGTAAGGATGTAGAAAAGCAATCCCAGGCTCTTCTTGCCCTTGTTGTTGCACGGCACCACAAGGTCTATTCCATTTGCCTGGTTGTTTGTGTCGCACAAGGCAATTACGGGTATGCCAACCTTCAGCGCGTCATTGATTGCGTTCCTGTCAGGCCATGCATCAGTTGCCAGTATGATTTTAGCTTCTGTAAAAATCTCGAGCTGTGGATTCGTGAGTATTCCTGGAGGGTATCTGCCGGCAAAAACCCTGGCACCCGTGTACTTT
Protein-coding sequences here:
- the rpsB gene encoding 30S ribosomal protein S2; amino-acid sequence: MAEEQFLLPTKIYLKSGIHIGTRFQTKYMEQFIYKIRSDGLCVLNLQKIDERLKLAANMLANYAPEDIVVVSRRENGWDAVRLFGKYTGARVFAGRYPPGILTNPQLEIFTEAKIILATDAWPDRNAINDALKVGIPVIALCDTNNQANGIDLVVPCNNKGKKSLGLLFYILTREYLKRRGTPISDEELKIDQWMEE